From the genome of Geothrix sp. 21YS21S-4, one region includes:
- a CDS encoding DegT/DnrJ/EryC1/StrS aminotransferase family protein, with amino-acid sequence MSAQTQIPILDLKPQIESLWPELQAAFERVMKSGHFIMGPEVKAFEEEAAAYLGVKHAIGLNSGTDALYIALRALGVGPGDEVITTPFTFFATAEAISHVGAMPVFVDIEEDSFNIDPDLIEAAITARTKAIIPVHLFGRPCDMDRILAIADRHGLKVVEDCAQSFGAKWKGRHTGSMGIFGCYSFFPTKNLSAFGDGGMMVTNDEELAATARMLRVHGSRKKYFNETVGYNSRIDELHAAMLRVKLPHIDIWNTARRRAADRYKGLLENVPRLISPEVIHGHVFHQYSVLIPEDRQDEVQTSLQESGISTMVYYPVPCHKLKLYQDSHAVVTCPVAEATSQKILSLPIWPEITEEIQRRIAFAIRRCL; translated from the coding sequence ATGAGTGCGCAGACGCAAATACCCATTCTCGATCTGAAGCCGCAGATCGAAAGCCTGTGGCCGGAACTCCAGGCCGCCTTCGAGCGGGTCATGAAGTCCGGCCACTTCATCATGGGGCCCGAAGTGAAGGCCTTCGAGGAAGAGGCGGCCGCCTACCTGGGCGTGAAGCATGCCATCGGTCTGAACTCCGGTACGGATGCTCTGTACATCGCCCTTCGGGCCCTCGGCGTCGGGCCCGGGGACGAGGTCATCACCACCCCCTTCACTTTCTTTGCTACTGCCGAGGCCATCAGCCATGTGGGTGCGATGCCGGTTTTCGTGGACATCGAAGAAGATTCGTTCAACATCGACCCCGACCTCATCGAGGCGGCTATCACGGCGCGCACCAAGGCCATCATTCCTGTGCACCTTTTCGGTCGCCCTTGCGACATGGATCGCATTCTGGCCATTGCCGACAGACACGGGCTGAAGGTGGTGGAGGATTGTGCCCAAAGCTTCGGGGCCAAGTGGAAGGGGCGGCATACGGGATCCATGGGTATCTTTGGCTGTTACAGTTTCTTCCCCACCAAGAATCTCAGCGCTTTTGGGGATGGCGGCATGATGGTTACCAACGACGAGGAACTAGCCGCCACAGCGCGCATGCTTCGGGTCCATGGGAGCCGGAAGAAGTATTTCAACGAGACGGTCGGGTACAACTCGCGTATTGATGAATTACATGCGGCGATGCTGAGGGTGAAACTTCCTCATATTGATATATGGAATACCGCTCGACGCCGAGCTGCCGATCGCTATAAAGGGTTGCTTGAGAACGTGCCTAGATTAATTTCACCGGAAGTTATCCATGGACATGTCTTCCATCAATACTCCGTACTGATTCCCGAAGATCGCCAAGATGAGGTACAAACCAGCCTCCAGGAAAGCGGCATCAGTACGATGGTCTATTACCCCGTGCCCTGCCATAAGCTTAAGCTTTATCAGGACTCTCATGCAGTTGTGACATGTCCGGTGGCCGAGGCTACATCACAGAAAATTCTGAGTCTGCCTATCTGGCCAGAAATAACGGAGGAGATTCAGCGTAGGATAGCTTTTGCTATTCGGCGATGCCTATAG
- a CDS encoding N-acetylneuraminate synthase family protein, which yields MRDLAFNREICLGGRKLGQTAPIFIIAEAGVNHGGNLASARELIEIAQDAGADAVKFQFFKANELIVPGVEKAPYQLETTGSGETQYEMLRKLELSIEQTANLQSICKQIGITFLTTPFDEVSLAELDRLDMPAYKIASTDITNLPYLRRVAQKGKPMLLSTGMAYQAEVDLALTEIHPFNRDVVLLQCTANYPIQDDEANLAVLDTFRESYDILLGYSDHTQGIGAAPFAIPFGVKVIEKHFTLDKSLAGPDHRASLDPDEFKAFVTMVRRVETYLGSAIKMPNLSELQTRKALQKAMVASRDIAQGEILTENNLKAMRTGGKGISPAYYHNIMGQKTRQAFRKGDIIEL from the coding sequence ATGAGGGATCTGGCTTTCAATCGAGAGATCTGCTTGGGAGGGCGAAAATTGGGGCAAACTGCCCCCATTTTTATAATTGCCGAAGCTGGGGTAAATCATGGAGGGAACCTTGCAAGTGCGAGGGAATTAATTGAGATTGCACAAGATGCGGGGGCAGATGCGGTTAAATTTCAGTTCTTTAAGGCCAATGAATTAATCGTTCCCGGGGTCGAAAAGGCGCCCTATCAGTTGGAAACTACGGGTTCGGGAGAAACCCAATATGAGATGCTGAGAAAATTAGAGCTTTCAATTGAACAAACGGCCAATCTCCAATCAATATGTAAACAAATTGGGATCACCTTTTTAACCACTCCATTTGATGAAGTGAGCCTTGCAGAACTTGATAGGTTGGATATGCCTGCCTATAAAATTGCTTCCACGGACATTACTAATCTTCCATATCTCCGAAGGGTGGCTCAGAAGGGTAAGCCAATGCTACTGTCCACTGGCATGGCTTATCAGGCTGAAGTAGATCTAGCGCTCACCGAAATTCATCCATTTAATCGAGATGTTGTTTTGCTCCAGTGTACAGCAAATTATCCTATCCAAGATGATGAGGCAAATTTAGCGGTTCTCGATACCTTTAGGGAATCCTATGACATCCTTCTTGGTTATTCCGACCACACTCAAGGAATTGGGGCTGCTCCCTTTGCCATCCCATTTGGAGTGAAGGTAATCGAGAAACATTTCACTCTTGACAAGTCTTTAGCTGGGCCAGATCATCGCGCATCTCTCGATCCCGATGAATTTAAGGCTTTTGTGACCATGGTACGCAGAGTTGAAACTTATTTGGGTAGTGCAATTAAAATGCCCAATTTATCTGAATTGCAGACGAGAAAAGCTCTTCAAAAAGCAATGGTTGCTAGCAGGGATATCGCTCAAGGGGAGATCCTGACGGAGAATAACCTG
- a CDS encoding glycosyltransferase family 4 protein — MRIRVLYIDGDGPFGGASRSLFEAVRALSVEAVEPYFIAAHGTAFDFYKLVAKDAINTHGLTKFDNTRYGFYRGLRWLVLLRELAYIPLSIVAVFRAYFRWEKVDLIHVNEFVYIFPALLAKILFRVPLVVHIRSVVESGHGLKRTKWLNRVLAKQAEVVIAIDENTRASIPPHMKVEVIHNSFTPKYMLESDLVFEEKLKKLRSSSLKVGFVGNLHHSKGIFDLLDAARILKSQKVDVEFLIVGWVTIPDTGLKAWLLSRAGLAQNVQRELENRIIQYDMNDYFHLLGGTKDIQRVYEGIDVIAFPSHYDAPGRPVFEAAFSYVPAIVAVNQPQADTLVHGETGLAIPARDPEQLAAAIRYFSENPEEVIRMGNNAKALAEENFEPLKNANQLLEIYKHLVFFGEKGAKSDITLASGGKNDDDL; from the coding sequence GTGAGAATTAGAGTATTATATATTGATGGAGATGGGCCTTTTGGAGGAGCCTCGCGAAGCCTTTTTGAGGCCGTACGTGCCTTATCTGTTGAAGCAGTAGAACCTTATTTTATCGCAGCACACGGAACAGCATTTGATTTTTATAAATTGGTAGCGAAGGATGCTATTAATACTCATGGATTGACAAAATTTGATAATACCCGATACGGCTTCTATCGTGGATTACGCTGGTTAGTGCTGCTACGTGAACTGGCTTATATTCCCCTATCAATCGTCGCAGTTTTTAGAGCATATTTCCGATGGGAGAAGGTCGATTTAATTCATGTTAACGAGTTTGTTTATATATTCCCCGCTTTATTGGCAAAGATTTTATTTCGCGTTCCTTTGGTTGTTCATATTCGGTCTGTGGTAGAGTCAGGGCATGGGCTGAAGAGGACAAAATGGCTCAATAGGGTATTGGCGAAGCAGGCAGAAGTGGTAATAGCTATTGATGAAAATACACGGGCTTCGATTCCACCGCATATGAAAGTTGAGGTTATTCATAATTCCTTCACTCCAAAATATATGCTTGAATCTGATCTAGTTTTTGAGGAAAAACTGAAAAAATTGCGTTCGAGTTCTCTAAAAGTGGGATTTGTTGGCAACTTACATCATTCTAAGGGAATATTTGATCTCCTGGACGCCGCGCGAATTCTTAAGAGCCAGAAAGTTGATGTCGAATTTCTTATTGTAGGTTGGGTCACCATCCCAGATACAGGTCTCAAGGCTTGGTTATTATCAAGAGCGGGACTGGCTCAAAATGTTCAGAGGGAGTTGGAAAATCGAATAATTCAATATGATATGAATGATTATTTCCATCTGCTTGGAGGGACCAAGGATATTCAGCGTGTTTACGAGGGTATTGATGTAATTGCTTTCCCTTCGCATTACGATGCGCCCGGAAGACCTGTTTTTGAGGCGGCTTTTTCGTATGTGCCAGCGATCGTTGCTGTGAATCAGCCGCAGGCTGATACATTGGTCCATGGGGAAACAGGGCTAGCGATTCCTGCAAGAGATCCGGAACAATTGGCAGCTGCGATTAGATATTTTTCTGAAAATCCTGAAGAAGTGATTCGCATGGGAAATAATGCCAAGGCCCTAGCAGAAGAAAATTTTGAGCCCCTAAAAAATGCCAACCAATTGCTTGAAATTTACAAACATCTTGTCTTTTTTGGGGAGAAGGGGGCGAAGAGCGATATCACTCTTGCTTCAGGTGGAAAAAATGACGATGATTTGTAA